The Moorella glycerini genomic interval CCCGGCTTCCAGGAAGCCGCCCGACACGGCCAGGCGCTCCTCCCCCCCGCCCTCCGGGCGGTAGGTTACCACCCCGGCCTTGAGGGAAGTAATGAGGGGGGCATGGCCGGGCAAAACGCCCAGATAGCCCAGAACTCCCGGAGCGATAACGCTTTGAGCCTCCGCCTTTAATGTCACCCTCTCGGGGGTAATAACCTCCAGCTTTAGAGGGGCCATTTACATCAACTCCTGCCCCTTCTTTACGGCTTCTTCGATGGTGCCGACCATGTAGAAGGCCTGTTCGGGCAAGCTATCGTGACGGCCCTCCAAAATTTCCTTGAAGCCGCGGATAGTCTCCTTTAAAGGCACATAGACGCCGGGCTGGCCGGTAAAGGCCTCCGCCACGTGGAAGGGCTGGGAGAGGAAGCGCTGGATCTTGCGCGCCCGGGCCACGATCAGTTTGTCGTCTTCCGAGAGTTCATCCATGCCCAGGATGGCGATGATGTCCTGGAGTTCCTTGTAGCGCTGCAGGATGCGCTGTACGCCGCGGGCCACCTGGTAGTGCTCCTCGCCCAGGATCCTGGGGTCGAGGATGCGGGAGGTGGAATCCAGGGGGTCCACGGCCGGGTAGATGCCCAGCTCGGCGATCTGCCGGGAGAGTACCGTAGTAGCGTCCAGGTGGGCAAAGGTGGTCGCCGGCGCCGGGTCAGTCAGGTCGTCGGCCGGGACATAAATGGCCTGGACGGAGGTTATGGAGCCCTTTTTGGTAGAAGTGATGCGCTCTTGCAGGGCGCCCATCTCCGTGGCCAGGGTGGGCTGGTAACCCACAGCCGAAGGCATGCGGCCCAGGAGGGCCGATACTTCGGAACCGGCCTGGACAAAGCGGAAAATGTTATCGATGAAGAGGAGGACGTCCTGCCCTTCGGCGTCGCGGAAATACTCGGCCATGGTCAATCCCGTCAGGCCTACCCGCAGGCGGGCTCCCGGTGGTTCGTTCATCTGGCCGAAGACCAGGGCCGTCTTGTCAATGACCCCGGATTCCTTCATTTCCAGGTAGAGGTCGTTGCCTTCCCGGGTGCGCTCACCGACACCGGCAAAGACGGAAAAGCCGCCGTGCTCGTAGGCAATATTGCGGATGAGTTCCATGATGAGGACCGTCTTGCCCACGCCGGCACCGCCAAAAAGGCCGACTTTACCGCCCTTGGCGTAGGGCGCCAGCAGGTCAACTACCTTAATGCCCGTCTCCAGGACTTCGGTTGAAGGCTGCTGTTCCTCAAAGGAGGGCGCCGGCCGGTGGATGGGCAGCCGTTCAGTGGCTTCTACCGGCCCCTGGTTATCAATGGGTTCTCCCAGGACGTTGAACAGCCGGCCTAATGTCGCCCGGCCTACCGGTACGGTGATGGGGGCGCCGGTGTCCACGGCTTTCATGCCCCGCTGCAGGCCGTCGGTGGAAGACAGGGCCACGCAGCGGACAGTATTGTTGCCCAGGTGCTGCATGGCTTCCATGGTGATATTGATCTTGTCATTCTTAATGGTAATGGCGTTGTACAGATCGGGCAGCTGGTCGCTGGCGAATTCCACGTCAACTACCGGGCCGATTACCTGCACTACCTGTCCTTCGTTCAATCCATATCCCCTCCTTTACTTCAGGGCGTCGGCGCCGGCCACAACCTCCAGGATCTCCCTGGTAATGGCCGCCTGGCGGGCGCGGTTGAAGGATAGGGTCAATCTATCGATCATCTCTGCCGCATTCTCGGTAGCGTTGTCCATGGCCGTCATCCTGGCCCCGTGCTCGCTGGCCTTGGCCTCCAGGAGGGCCTGGTAGACCTTGATCTCGCAGTAACGGGGCAACAGGGCCTTTAAGACCCCGGCGGGAGAAGGTTCATAGATATAGTCCCCTCCATCCTTCCCGGCCCCGCCGGCTTTAATGGGCAGCAGGCGGTCGACCTGGGGCACCTGGCGGAGGGCGGAGTAGAAACGGGTATAGATGAGGTTAACTTCATCCAGGCTCCCCTCCAGGTACAGCTCCACCAGCTGGCGGGCCAGTTCCCGCGCCTGGATGAGGTCCGGTTCGTCGCCGATATCGGTAAAAGACCGGACTAGCTCCACCTGGCGGCGGCGGAAATAGTCCCGGCCTTTGCGGCCCACGGCTACCAGGGCTACCGGGCGCTCTTCCGCGTGCAGGCGTTCTTCCGTCAAGCGGATGAGGTTGGCATTATAACCACCGGCCAGGCCCCGGTCGCCGGTAATCAACACGTAGCCGGCTTTTTTGACTTCCCGGGTTGCCGCCAGGGGCTGGGTTTCCGGGTCCACGGCCCCGATCAGGCGGCCGATGACTTCCTCCAGTTTTTCGGCGTAGGGCCGGGCTGCCGTGACCTGGGCCTGGGCCTTGCGCAGTTTGGCTGCCGCCACCATTTTCATGGCCCGGGTAATATGCTGGGTACTCCTGATACTGCGGATGCGGCGCTTCAGGTCACGCATATTGGGCATACCGGCTCACCACCTTATGCTTTCCCGGCAGCGGTAAAGCTGCTCTTGAATTCTTCGATGCTCTTCTTAAGCTGTTCCTGGAGAGCATCGTCCAGCTGGCGTTTCTCGCGGATGCCGGCCAGGATTTCCGGGTGCACGCCGTGCAGGAAGCGTAAAAATTCCTTTTCAAAGGGCCGTACCCTCTCTACCGGCAGGTCATCCAGGAAGCCGTTAACGGCCGCGTAGAGGACCACCACCTGTTCCTCCACCGGCATGGGCTGGTACTGGTCCTGCTTTAAAATCTCCATCATGCGCTCGCCCCGGGCCAGGCGCGCCTGGGTGGTCTTGTCCAGGTCGGAGCCAAACTGGGCAAAGGCCGCCAGCTCGCGGTACTGGGCCAGGTCCAGGCGCAGGCGACCGGCCACCTGTTTCATGGCTTTGATCTGGGCCGCGCCCCCCACCCGGGATACCGAAAGGCCCACGTTGACCGCCGGTCGCTGGCCGGCGTAGAAGAGGTCGGACTCCAGGTAGATCTGGCCGTCGGTGATGGAAATAACGTTGGTGGGGATATAAGCCGACACGTCCCCGGCCTGGGTTTCAATGACCGGCAGGGCCGTCAGGGACCCTCCCCCCAGGGCGTCGTTCAGGCGGGCCGCCCGTTCCAGCAGGCGGGAATGGAGGTAGAAGACGTCGCCCGGGTAGGCCTCCCGTCCCGGCGGCCGCCTGAGTAGCAGGGAGAGTTCACGGTAGGCGGCGGCGTGTTTGGACAGGTCGTCGTAGATGCAGAGGACGTCCCGGTGCTGCTCGTACATGAAATACTCGCCCATGGCGCAGCCGGCATAGGGGGCGATGTAGAGCATGGGCGCCGGCTCGCTGGCCGTGGCCGAGACGACAATGGTATAATCCATGGCCCCGGCCTCCTCCAGGCGGTGGACAACGCCGGCCACGGTGGAAGCCTTCTGGCCGATGGCCACGTAGATGCAGATGACGTTTTGCCCTTTTTGATTAATGATGGTATCTACGGCGATGGCCGTCTTGCCCGTCTGGCGGTCGCCGATAATCAATTCCCGCTGGCCGCGGCCGATGGGGATCATGGAATCGATGGCCTTCAAGCCTGTCTGGAGGGGAGTATTCACCGGCTGGCGGTAAACAACGCCCGGCGCCGGCGATTCCACCGGCCGGAACTTGTCCGTCTTGATGGGACCCTTACCGTCAATGGGCTGGCCCATGGCGTTGACTACCCGGCCGATTAGGGCTTCTCCTACCGGGACCTCGACGATGCGGCCGGTGCGCTTGACCTGGTCCCCTTCTTTGATGTGGGTGTAAGGGCCCAGGACCACGGCGCCGACGTTATCTTCCTCCAGGTTCAGGACCATGCCGTAGACATTGCCGGGAAACTCCAGCAACTCGCCGGCCATGGCCCGCTCCAGGCCGTAGATGCGGGCGATGCCGTCACCCACCTGGGTGATGATGCCCGTATCGGCCACTTCTACTTCCAGCTGGTACTGTTCGATCTGGTT includes:
- a CDS encoding F0F1 ATP synthase subunit epsilon — encoded protein: MAPLKLEVITPERVTLKAEAQSVIAPGVLGYLGVLPGHAPLITSLKAGVVTYRPEGGGEERLAVSGGFLEAGPEHVIILADTAEKAAEIDVERARQAKERAARRLRERPPGLDVARAEAALQRAIARLKAAGEL
- the atpD gene encoding F0F1 ATP synthase subunit beta, whose amino-acid sequence is MNEGQVVQVIGPVVDVEFASDQLPDLYNAITIKNDKINITMEAMQHLGNNTVRCVALSSTDGLQRGMKAVDTGAPITVPVGRATLGRLFNVLGEPIDNQGPVEATERLPIHRPAPSFEEQQPSTEVLETGIKVVDLLAPYAKGGKVGLFGGAGVGKTVLIMELIRNIAYEHGGFSVFAGVGERTREGNDLYLEMKESGVIDKTALVFGQMNEPPGARLRVGLTGLTMAEYFRDAEGQDVLLFIDNIFRFVQAGSEVSALLGRMPSAVGYQPTLATEMGALQERITSTKKGSITSVQAIYVPADDLTDPAPATTFAHLDATTVLSRQIAELGIYPAVDPLDSTSRILDPRILGEEHYQVARGVQRILQRYKELQDIIAILGMDELSEDDKLIVARARKIQRFLSQPFHVAEAFTGQPGVYVPLKETIRGFKEILEGRHDSLPEQAFYMVGTIEEAVKKGQELM
- the atpG gene encoding ATP synthase F1 subunit gamma, with amino-acid sequence MPNMRDLKRRIRSIRSTQHITRAMKMVAAAKLRKAQAQVTAARPYAEKLEEVIGRLIGAVDPETQPLAATREVKKAGYVLITGDRGLAGGYNANLIRLTEERLHAEERPVALVAVGRKGRDYFRRRQVELVRSFTDIGDEPDLIQARELARQLVELYLEGSLDEVNLIYTRFYSALRQVPQVDRLLPIKAGGAGKDGGDYIYEPSPAGVLKALLPRYCEIKVYQALLEAKASEHGARMTAMDNATENAAEMIDRLTLSFNRARQAAITREILEVVAGADALK
- the atpA gene encoding F0F1 ATP synthase subunit alpha; the protein is MSIRPDEITSILKNQIEQYQLEVEVADTGIITQVGDGIARIYGLERAMAGELLEFPGNVYGMVLNLEEDNVGAVVLGPYTHIKEGDQVKRTGRIVEVPVGEALIGRVVNAMGQPIDGKGPIKTDKFRPVESPAPGVVYRQPVNTPLQTGLKAIDSMIPIGRGQRELIIGDRQTGKTAIAVDTIINQKGQNVICIYVAIGQKASTVAGVVHRLEEAGAMDYTIVVSATASEPAPMLYIAPYAGCAMGEYFMYEQHRDVLCIYDDLSKHAAAYRELSLLLRRPPGREAYPGDVFYLHSRLLERAARLNDALGGGSLTALPVIETQAGDVSAYIPTNVISITDGQIYLESDLFYAGQRPAVNVGLSVSRVGGAAQIKAMKQVAGRLRLDLAQYRELAAFAQFGSDLDKTTQARLARGERMMEILKQDQYQPMPVEEQVVVLYAAVNGFLDDLPVERVRPFEKEFLRFLHGVHPEILAGIREKRQLDDALQEQLKKSIEEFKSSFTAAGKA